A section of the Lepus europaeus isolate LE1 chromosome 10, mLepTim1.pri, whole genome shotgun sequence genome encodes:
- the LOC133768087 gene encoding olfactory receptor 8S1-like, with translation MRNHSVSEFILLGLSADPQLRTLLFMLFLVIYLLTLMGNLILLLVIRVDSCLYKPMYFFLGQLSFLDLCHSSVIVPTLLESLLSEKKTISVGGCMAQVFFVFSTGGTESCLLTVMAYDRYVAICSPLLYGQVMNQQLCIGLVWGSWGLAFLDALINILVALNLDFCDAQNIYHFSCELPSLYPLSCSDVSASFATLLCSSLLHFFGNFLLIFVSYVRILSTILAISSTTGRSKAFSTCSSHLIAVIFFYGSGFLRYLMPNSRVTEELVFSLQYSVITPMLNPLIYSLKNQEVKAAVRRMFRNHSLCFK, from the coding sequence ATGAGAAACCACAGCGTCTCTGAATTCATCCTGCTGGGTCTGTCTGCTGACCCCCAACTGCGGACTCTGCTCTTTATGCTGTTTCTGGTGATTTATCTACTGACCCTGATGGGAAACCTGATACTGCTGCTGGTGATCAGAGTTGATTCCTGCCTCTACAAACCCATGTACTTTTTTCTGGGCCAGTTGTCCTTCTTGGATCTCTGCCATTCCTCTGTCATTGTGCCCACGCTGCTGGAGAGCCTCCTGTCTGAGAAGAAAACAATCTCAGTAGGGGGCTGTATGGCTCAAGTCTTCTTTGTGTTCAGCACTGGGGGCACTGAATCCTGCCTGCTCACTGTGATGGCCTATGACCGATACGTTGCCATTTGTTCTCCATTGCTCTATGGCCAGGTGATGAACCAACAGCTGTGTATAGGGCTAGTATGGGGCTCATGGGGGTTGGCTTTTCTGGATGCTCTCATCAATATTCTTGTAGCTCTCAATTTAGACTTTTGTGATGCTCAAAATATTTACCACTTTAGCTGTGAGCTGCCCTCTCTGTATCCTTTATCTTGCTCTGATGTGTCTGCAAGTTTTGCCACCCTGCTGTGCTCCAGCCTTCTGCATTTCTTTGGAAATTTTCTCCTGATATTTGTTTCCTATGTTCGCATTTTGTCCACCATTCTAGCCATCAGCTCTACCACAGGTAGAAGCAAAGCCTTTTCCACCTGTTCCTCTCACCTTATTGCAGTGATCTTTTTTTATGGTTCTGGGTTTCTCCGTTATCTCATGCCTAATTCGAGAGTCACTGAAGAATTAGTGTTCTCTTTGCAATACAGTGTGATCACTCCCATGCTGAATCCCCTCATCTATAGCCTGAAGAACCAGGAGGTAAAGGCAGCTGTGAGAAGAATGTTCAGAAACCATtccctgtgtttcaaataa